From one Streptomyces mobaraensis genomic stretch:
- a CDS encoding flavin-containing monooxygenase: MAEHVRVAVIGSGFGGLGAAVRLRREGVTDFVVLERAGAIGGTWRDNTYPGCACDVPSHLYSFSFAPNPEWPRNFSGQPHIRAYLERVTDTYGLRPHLRLNSEVRAARWDAERMRWELDTASGAYTADVVVSATGPLSDPRLPDIPGLDTFPGPVFHSARWDHDTDLRGKRVAVVGTGASAIQIVPAIQPDVSRLTLFQRTPAWVLPRADRRITGVERWLHGKMPATRAVRRGVLWGIREAQVGAFTKRPERLGFVEALAKAHLRRSVKDPELRARLTPDYRIGCKRILLSNDYYPALTRANVDVVASGLAEVRGSGLVAADGTRVEADALVFGTGFRVTDMPIARRITGADGVTLAETWKNGMAALRGTTAAGFPNLLFIIGPNTGLGNSSMILMIESQLNYLADFLRQLDVLGGRTALVARPSAVNAWNRGLQRRMERTVWNTGGCDSWYLDSEGRNTTAWPGTTAEFRRVTRRVDLQEYQVLREPRRPRPHAPAELGEGTVAR, from the coding sequence ATGGCCGAGCACGTGCGCGTGGCGGTGATCGGGTCCGGGTTCGGGGGGCTGGGGGCGGCCGTACGGCTTCGGCGGGAGGGGGTGACGGACTTCGTCGTCCTGGAACGGGCGGGCGCGATCGGCGGGACCTGGCGGGACAACACCTATCCGGGGTGTGCCTGCGATGTTCCGTCGCATCTCTATTCCTTCTCCTTCGCGCCCAACCCCGAGTGGCCGCGCAACTTCTCCGGGCAGCCGCACATCCGGGCCTACCTGGAGCGCGTCACCGACACCTACGGGCTCCGGCCGCACCTCCGGCTGAACTCCGAGGTGAGGGCGGCGCGATGGGACGCCGAGCGGATGCGCTGGGAGCTGGACACCGCCTCCGGCGCGTACACCGCGGACGTCGTCGTCTCCGCCACCGGGCCGCTCTCCGACCCGCGGCTGCCGGACATCCCCGGGCTGGACACGTTCCCCGGGCCCGTCTTCCACTCCGCCCGCTGGGACCACGACACCGACCTGCGCGGCAAGCGCGTCGCCGTGGTCGGCACCGGGGCGTCGGCGATCCAGATCGTCCCCGCGATCCAGCCGGACGTCTCCCGGCTCACCCTCTTCCAGCGCACCCCGGCCTGGGTGCTGCCGCGGGCCGACCGGCGGATTACCGGGGTGGAGCGGTGGCTGCACGGGAAGATGCCGGCGACACGGGCCGTGCGGCGCGGGGTGCTGTGGGGCATCCGCGAGGCGCAGGTGGGGGCGTTCACCAAACGGCCGGAGCGGCTGGGCTTCGTGGAGGCGCTGGCCAAGGCCCATCTGCGCCGTTCCGTGAAGGACCCGGAACTGCGGGCCCGGCTCACCCCCGACTACCGCATCGGCTGCAAGCGGATCCTGCTCTCCAACGACTACTACCCGGCGTTGACCAGGGCGAACGTCGACGTCGTGGCGTCCGGGCTGGCCGAGGTGCGCGGGTCCGGGCTGGTCGCCGCCGACGGGACGCGGGTCGAGGCGGACGCGCTCGTCTTCGGTACCGGGTTCCGGGTGACCGACATGCCGATCGCCCGGCGGATCACCGGTGCCGACGGCGTGACACTCGCCGAGACGTGGAAGAACGGCATGGCCGCGCTGCGCGGCACCACCGCCGCCGGCTTCCCCAACCTCCTCTTCATCATCGGGCCCAACACCGGCCTGGGAAACAGCTCGATGATCCTGATGATCGAGTCGCAGCTCAACTACCTGGCCGACTTCCTCCGGCAACTCGACGTCCTCGGCGGCCGGACCGCGCTCGTCGCCCGCCCGTCCGCCGTCAACGCCTGGAACCGCGGCCTCCAGCGGCGGATGGAGCGGACCGTGTGGAACACCGGTGGCTGCGACAGCTGGTACCTCGACTCCGAAGGCCGCAACACCACCGCCTGGCCGGGCACGACCGCCGAGTTCCGCCGGGTCACCCGGCGGGTGGACCTCCAGGAGTACCAGGTGCTGCGGGAGCCGCGACGGCCTCGTCCGCATGCCCCGGCGGAGCTGGGCGAGGGGACGGTGGCGCGATGA
- a CDS encoding SDR family oxidoreductase, translated as MSAAYRGNGLAGQIVVVTGAARGVGESLARKLSARGARLALVGLEPDELRRVAGELRTEVECWTADVTDQEAMERVAQEVGERFGRIDVVVANAGVAGGGPLDGCDFAVWRRVVEVNLIGAAATGRAFLPALVRSRGYLLQIASFAAIAPAPMMTAYCASKAGVEAYAHGLRAEVGHRGVRVGVGYLSWTDTDMVRGADENPVMREMRQRLPWPANRTYPLDPAADRLVAGIERRSAHVYAQRWLRGAQPVRAALPALVALGARREMRRFGPRLASVKVPGLLGAGGAADASGRAEGRV; from the coding sequence ATGAGCGCGGCGTACCGCGGGAACGGCCTCGCCGGGCAGATCGTCGTCGTGACGGGTGCGGCCCGTGGGGTGGGGGAGTCCCTGGCCCGCAAGCTGTCGGCGCGCGGCGCCCGGCTCGCCCTCGTCGGGCTGGAGCCGGACGAACTGCGGCGCGTGGCCGGTGAGTTGCGGACCGAAGTGGAGTGCTGGACCGCCGACGTCACCGATCAGGAGGCCATGGAACGGGTCGCCCAGGAGGTCGGCGAGCGCTTCGGGCGGATCGACGTCGTCGTCGCCAACGCCGGTGTCGCCGGCGGGGGTCCGCTGGACGGCTGCGACTTCGCCGTTTGGCGGCGCGTCGTCGAGGTCAACCTGATCGGCGCCGCCGCCACCGGCCGCGCCTTCCTCCCCGCCCTCGTCCGGAGCCGCGGCTACCTGCTGCAGATCGCCTCGTTCGCCGCCATCGCGCCCGCGCCGATGATGACCGCGTACTGCGCGTCCAAGGCGGGCGTGGAGGCGTACGCGCACGGGCTGCGCGCCGAGGTCGGACACCGGGGCGTACGCGTCGGCGTGGGGTACCTGAGCTGGACGGACACCGACATGGTGCGCGGTGCCGACGAGAACCCCGTGATGCGGGAGATGCGGCAGCGGCTGCCGTGGCCGGCTAACCGGACGTACCCGCTGGACCCCGCCGCCGACCGGCTCGTGGCGGGCATCGAACGGCGCTCGGCGCACGTGTACGCCCAGCGGTGGCTGCGCGGCGCCCAGCCCGTGCGGGCGGCCCTGCCCGCGCTGGTCGCGCTCGGGGCGCGGCGCGAGATGCGGCGGTTCGGGCCCCGGCTCGCCTCGGTGAAGGTGCCGGGGCTGCTGGGGGCCGGTGGGGCCGCTGATGCTTCCGGGAGGGCCGAGGGACGGGTGTGA
- a CDS encoding S41 family peptidase, translating to MVSDAYLRYPHLHGDLLCFVAEDDLWLSPLPGTDGGKDRAWRLTVDRTRLGHPRFSPDGGRIAFTSWRSLDPEVHLVPVDGGPARRLTYWGSTDARVCGWTPPGRDGDSDILAVSSHGQPFSYFSWAYRLPTDGSPGLRLPWGPVSDIAMRGGGHGPGDAPGETLLLTGKPPHEPASWKRYRGGATGRLWLMEKRLVPDLNGHLDAVMFVGDRIAFLSDHEGVANLYSCRPDGTDLRRHTDHADFYARHASTDGSRVVYQCAGDLWLVDDLGPDAVPRRLDLRLGGPRAGRRTYQVQAASHVDALAVDTTGRASAVQVRGSLYWLTHRDGPARAIADTPGVRVRLPEMLGSTGRVAYITDAEGEDAVEIARLPSAAGTGEHRRLAAGRIGRVHETLSSPDGSRLAIAAHDGRLLLVDTSPEGDGEVSELVRSDNGPVRDLAFSPDSGWLAWSHPGVGRSLRQIRIARLSDRMVVDVTNGRFEDEQPVFTRDGRYLAFLSWRGFDPVYDVHTGDLSFPLGCRPYLVPLSSATPSPFALTAEGRPAGGGLDVSDTAGGEAGGPVTVETEGLESRVTPFPVAASKYSHLRPVHGGGLVWLRWPISGALGETFANPADTSGRPTLEHFDLCKAKRTELTASLDWFEVSGDGTRLVVNDEGELRAAPATEGGDADSVVHIDMRRILHEVDPAAEWRQAYAEAGRIVRAYFWEPGMGGVDWDAILEQYRPLVERVASPDDFADLLREVMGELGTSHAYVIGSRRNEGPPHYQRAIGLLGANLARLKDGRWAVRRILPGDSSDSKARSPLAGSGIREGAVLTHVDGRPVDPVTGPYPLLAAAGGTTVELAFAPAEGDGPARRVAIVPLIDERPLRYQDWVAKRRAVVRDLSGGKCGYLHIPDMGGSGWAQFNRDLRMEMSRPALIVDVRGNAGGNISELVVEKLTRTIIGWDLTRGAQPVSYASNAPRGPVVAIADEMTSSDGDMITAAFKLQGIGPVVGLRTWGGVIGMTGRHRLGDGTAITVPMNAAWFDAYGWDVENHGVEPDIEVDRTPVDWAEGRHKQLDDAVRLALDLLERHGATTPPDYTNVPNRARPELPPRG from the coding sequence GTGGTGAGCGATGCCTACCTGAGGTACCCCCATCTCCACGGCGATCTGCTCTGTTTCGTCGCGGAGGACGACCTGTGGCTGTCCCCGCTGCCGGGGACGGACGGCGGCAAGGACCGCGCGTGGCGGCTGACCGTCGACCGCACGCGGCTGGGCCACCCGCGGTTCTCCCCCGACGGCGGCCGGATCGCCTTCACCAGCTGGCGCAGCCTCGACCCCGAGGTGCACCTCGTCCCCGTCGACGGCGGCCCGGCCCGCAGACTGACGTACTGGGGCAGCACCGACGCCCGGGTCTGCGGCTGGACGCCACCGGGCCGGGACGGCGACAGCGACATCCTCGCCGTCTCCTCGCACGGCCAGCCCTTCTCGTACTTCTCCTGGGCCTACCGGCTGCCCACCGACGGCAGTCCCGGCCTGCGCCTGCCGTGGGGTCCGGTGTCGGACATCGCGATGCGCGGCGGCGGGCACGGTCCCGGCGACGCGCCCGGCGAGACGCTGCTGCTCACCGGAAAGCCGCCGCACGAGCCGGCGTCCTGGAAGCGGTACCGGGGCGGGGCGACGGGACGGCTGTGGCTGATGGAGAAGCGGCTGGTGCCGGATCTGAACGGCCACCTGGACGCGGTGATGTTCGTCGGTGACCGGATCGCGTTCCTCTCCGACCACGAGGGCGTCGCCAACCTCTACTCCTGCCGCCCCGACGGCACCGACCTGCGCCGCCACACCGACCACGCCGACTTCTACGCCCGGCACGCCTCCACCGACGGCAGCCGGGTCGTCTACCAGTGCGCGGGCGACCTGTGGCTGGTGGACGACCTCGGCCCGGACGCCGTACCGCGCCGGCTGGACCTCCGGCTCGGCGGTCCGCGCGCCGGGCGGCGCACGTACCAGGTGCAGGCCGCCTCGCACGTCGACGCGCTGGCCGTCGACACCACGGGCCGGGCCAGCGCCGTCCAGGTGCGCGGCAGCCTCTACTGGCTGACCCACCGCGACGGCCCCGCGCGGGCCATCGCCGACACCCCGGGCGTCCGCGTCCGGCTGCCCGAGATGCTCGGCTCGACGGGCCGGGTCGCGTACATCACCGACGCGGAGGGCGAGGACGCCGTCGAGATCGCCCGGCTGCCGAGCGCGGCGGGGACGGGGGAGCACCGGCGGCTGGCGGCGGGGCGGATCGGGCGGGTGCACGAGACGCTGTCGTCGCCGGACGGCTCACGGCTGGCGATCGCCGCGCACGACGGGCGGCTGCTGCTGGTGGACACCTCCCCGGAGGGCGACGGCGAGGTGAGCGAGCTCGTCCGCTCCGACAACGGTCCGGTCCGCGACCTGGCCTTCTCCCCCGACTCCGGCTGGCTGGCCTGGTCGCACCCGGGCGTCGGCCGCTCCCTGCGGCAGATCAGGATCGCGCGCCTCTCCGACCGGATGGTCGTGGACGTCACCAACGGGCGCTTCGAGGACGAGCAGCCGGTCTTCACCCGCGACGGCCGCTACCTCGCCTTCCTCTCCTGGCGCGGCTTCGACCCGGTGTACGACGTCCACACCGGCGACCTGTCGTTCCCGCTGGGCTGCCGCCCCTACCTCGTCCCGCTCTCCTCGGCGACGCCCTCGCCGTTCGCGCTGACGGCGGAGGGCCGGCCGGCCGGCGGCGGGCTGGACGTCAGCGACACGGCCGGCGGGGAGGCCGGAGGCCCGGTGACCGTGGAGACGGAGGGGCTGGAGAGCCGGGTGACGCCGTTCCCGGTGGCCGCCTCCAAGTACTCGCACCTCCGCCCGGTGCACGGCGGCGGACTGGTGTGGCTGCGCTGGCCCATCTCCGGCGCCCTCGGCGAGACCTTCGCCAACCCGGCCGACACCTCCGGCCGTCCCACGCTCGAACACTTCGACCTGTGCAAGGCCAAGCGCACCGAACTCACCGCGTCCCTCGACTGGTTCGAGGTCAGCGGCGACGGGACCCGGCTCGTCGTCAACGACGAGGGCGAGCTGCGGGCCGCGCCCGCGACGGAAGGCGGCGACGCCGACTCCGTCGTCCACATCGACATGCGCCGCATCCTGCACGAGGTGGACCCGGCCGCCGAGTGGCGGCAGGCGTACGCGGAGGCCGGCCGGATCGTCCGCGCCTACTTCTGGGAGCCGGGCATGGGCGGCGTCGACTGGGACGCGATCCTGGAGCAGTACCGTCCGCTGGTCGAACGCGTCGCCTCCCCCGACGACTTCGCCGACCTCCTCCGCGAGGTCATGGGCGAACTCGGCACCTCCCACGCGTACGTCATCGGCTCCCGCCGCAACGAGGGGCCGCCGCACTACCAGCGCGCCATCGGGCTGCTCGGCGCCAACCTCGCCCGGCTCAAGGACGGCCGCTGGGCGGTGCGCCGCATCCTGCCCGGCGACTCGTCGGACTCCAAGGCCCGCTCCCCGCTGGCCGGTTCGGGCATCCGGGAGGGTGCCGTCCTCACCCATGTGGACGGCCGGCCGGTCGACCCGGTCACCGGCCCGTACCCGCTGCTGGCCGCCGCCGGCGGCACCACCGTCGAGCTCGCCTTCGCCCCGGCGGAGGGCGACGGCCCCGCCCGCCGGGTGGCGATCGTCCCGCTGATCGACGAACGCCCGCTCCGCTACCAGGACTGGGTGGCCAAACGCCGCGCGGTCGTCCGCGACCTGAGCGGCGGCAAATGCGGCTACCTGCACATCCCCGACATGGGCGGCTCCGGCTGGGCCCAGTTCAACCGCGACCTGCGGATGGAGATGTCCCGGCCCGCCCTCATCGTGGACGTCCGCGGCAACGCGGGCGGCAACATCAGCGAACTGGTCGTGGAGAAGCTCACCCGCACGATCATCGGCTGGGACCTCACCCGGGGCGCGCAGCCGGTGAGCTACGCCTCCAACGCGCCGCGCGGCCCGGTCGTCGCCATCGCCGACGAGATGACGTCCTCCGACGGCGACATGATCACCGCCGCGTTCAAGCTCCAGGGCATCGGGCCCGTCGTGGGCCTGCGCACCTGGGGCGGCGTCATCGGCATGACGGGCCGGCACCGGCTCGGGGACGGCACGGCGATCACCGTGCCGATGAACGCGGCGTGGTTCGACGCGTACGGCTGGGACGTCGAGAACCACGGCGTGGAGCCGGACATCGAGGTGGACCGGACGCCGGTGGACTGGGCCGAGGGCCGCCACAAGCAACTCGACGACGCCGTCCGCCTGGCCCTGGACCTCCTGGAACGCCACGGCGCGACCACCCCGCCGGACTACACCAACGTCCCGAACCGCGCCCGCCCGGAACTCCCGCCACGCGGTTAG
- a CDS encoding TetR/AcrR family transcriptional regulator: MPGEPAAQPARRTRLTPEREAELYEAVLEILREVGYEALTMDAVAARTRSSKATLYRQWKGKPELVASALRHTKPLKVDDIDTGTLRGDLVALTACADPAQMERDAALMRGLGHAVHCNPDLHRALRELLVEPEKAALRRLLDRAVARGELAPDTPAMEFVAHILLGAFITRPLVEDRPADAAYLARFIDAVVLPALGRR; encoded by the coding sequence ATGCCCGGGGAACCCGCGGCGCAGCCGGCCCGCCGCACCCGGCTCACGCCGGAACGCGAGGCGGAGCTCTACGAGGCCGTCCTCGAGATCCTCCGCGAGGTCGGGTACGAGGCGCTGACCATGGACGCCGTGGCGGCCCGCACCCGGTCCAGCAAGGCCACCCTCTACCGCCAGTGGAAGGGCAAGCCGGAACTGGTCGCGAGCGCGCTCCGGCACACCAAGCCGCTCAAGGTCGACGACATCGACACCGGGACCCTGCGCGGCGACCTGGTGGCGCTGACGGCCTGCGCGGACCCCGCGCAGATGGAGCGGGACGCGGCCCTCATGCGGGGGCTCGGCCACGCCGTCCACTGCAACCCCGACCTCCACCGCGCCCTGCGGGAGCTGCTGGTCGAGCCCGAGAAGGCGGCCCTGCGACGGCTGCTGGACCGGGCCGTGGCCCGCGGCGAGCTCGCGCCGGACACCCCTGCCATGGAGTTCGTCGCGCACATCCTGCTCGGCGCCTTCATCACCCGCCCGCTGGTCGAGGACCGGCCGGCGGACGCCGCCTACCTCGCCCGCTTCATCGACGCCGTGGTGCTCCCCGCCCTCGGCCGCCGCTGA
- a CDS encoding MMPL family transporter: MATFLYKLGRLAFRRRWYVALIWVLLLGLAGAGAATASKSTDDSFSIPGTEAQTAFDLLGQRYPGKKADAASARVVFQAPDGQKITEPKNKAAVEKVVGELTGPQVASAPSPFQAHTVSKDGSTAYVLVTYKEASNKLTDASRDTLDAAQKHGRESGLTVEMGGSALQKMPETGSTEIIGIIVSAVVLVITFGSLIAAGLPLLTALIGVGIGVSSIAALASTLNLSGNTSTLAMMIGLAVGIDYALFIVSRYRAELAEGREREEAAGRAVGTAGSAVVFAGLTVVIALVGLAVVNIPMLTKMGMAAAGTVVVAVLVALTLIPALLGFAGRQVLARKVRKAKTVDEGGTPAADKPNMGTRWARFVLRRPVWVLVAGIVGLGALAAPAASLQLGLPDDSSQPVKTTQRKAYDMIAEGFSPGYNGPLMVVVDAKGAKDRNAAQTVVKTVSGMKDVAAVTPPMPNKDGDTAVFNVVPTSKPSGEQTEDLVHAIRAKGADLKAETGATVLVTGTTAMNIDVSQKLNDALLPYLALVVGLAFLLLIVVFRSVLVPLKAALGFLLSVVAALGAVVAVFQWGWLSGVFGVEETGPIMSMMPIFMVGVVFGLAMDYEVFLVTRMREAFVHGESPGDAVVTGFRHGARVVTAAAVIMISVFAGFIGSSESMIKMIGFGLAIAVFFDAFIVRMAIVPAVLALLGKAAWWLPSWLDKALPNVDVEGEGLRKQLAAPSGPSGAVEDRAGDPDPDADPRLTRV; encoded by the coding sequence GTGGCCACCTTCCTCTACAAACTCGGCCGGCTCGCCTTCCGGCGCCGCTGGTACGTCGCCCTCATATGGGTGCTGCTGCTCGGCCTCGCCGGCGCCGGCGCCGCCACCGCCTCCAAGTCCACCGACGACAGCTTCTCCATACCCGGCACGGAGGCGCAGACCGCCTTCGACCTGCTGGGCCAGCGGTACCCCGGCAAGAAGGCCGACGCCGCGTCCGCGCGCGTCGTCTTCCAGGCCCCCGACGGCCAGAAGATCACCGAGCCGAAGAACAAGGCCGCCGTCGAGAAGGTCGTCGGCGAACTGACCGGCCCCCAGGTCGCGTCGGCGCCCAGCCCGTTCCAGGCGCACACCGTCAGCAAGGACGGCAGCACCGCGTACGTCCTGGTGACCTACAAGGAAGCCTCCAACAAGCTCACCGACGCCTCCCGCGACACCCTCGACGCGGCGCAGAAGCACGGGCGGGAGAGCGGGCTCACCGTCGAGATGGGCGGCAGCGCCCTGCAGAAGATGCCGGAGACCGGGTCCACCGAGATCATCGGCATCATCGTCTCCGCGGTCGTCCTGGTGATCACCTTCGGTTCGCTGATCGCGGCCGGACTCCCGCTGCTCACCGCGCTCATCGGGGTGGGCATCGGCGTCTCGTCCATCGCCGCGCTCGCGTCCACGCTGAACCTCTCCGGCAACACCTCGACGCTCGCCATGATGATCGGCCTCGCGGTCGGCATCGACTACGCGCTGTTCATCGTCTCCCGGTACCGGGCCGAGCTCGCCGAGGGCAGGGAACGGGAGGAGGCCGCGGGCCGCGCGGTCGGAACCGCCGGCTCCGCGGTGGTCTTCGCCGGTCTCACCGTCGTCATCGCCCTCGTCGGCCTCGCGGTCGTCAACATCCCGATGCTCACCAAGATGGGCATGGCCGCGGCCGGCACGGTCGTCGTCGCCGTCCTCGTCGCGCTCACCCTCATCCCCGCGCTGCTGGGCTTCGCCGGCCGCCAGGTGCTGGCCCGCAAGGTCCGCAAGGCCAAGACGGTGGACGAGGGCGGGACCCCGGCCGCGGACAAGCCCAACATGGGCACCCGCTGGGCCCGCTTCGTCCTGCGCCGCCCGGTGTGGGTGCTGGTGGCGGGCATCGTCGGCCTCGGCGCGCTCGCCGCGCCCGCCGCGTCCCTCCAGCTCGGCCTGCCGGACGACAGCTCGCAGCCGGTGAAGACCACCCAGCGCAAGGCGTACGACATGATCGCCGAGGGCTTCAGCCCCGGCTACAACGGGCCGCTGATGGTCGTCGTGGACGCCAAGGGCGCCAAGGACCGGAACGCCGCGCAGACCGTGGTCAAGACCGTGAGCGGCATGAAGGACGTCGCCGCGGTCACCCCGCCGATGCCGAACAAGGACGGCGACACGGCCGTCTTCAACGTCGTCCCCACGTCGAAGCCGAGCGGTGAGCAGACCGAGGACCTCGTCCACGCGATCCGCGCCAAGGGCGCGGACCTGAAGGCGGAGACCGGCGCGACCGTGCTGGTCACCGGCACGACGGCGATGAACATCGACGTCTCGCAGAAGCTGAACGACGCGCTGCTGCCCTACCTGGCGCTGGTCGTCGGCCTCGCCTTCCTGCTGCTGATCGTGGTCTTCCGGTCGGTGCTCGTGCCGCTCAAGGCGGCCCTGGGCTTCCTGCTCTCCGTGGTGGCGGCGCTCGGCGCGGTCGTGGCCGTCTTCCAGTGGGGCTGGCTCAGCGGGGTGTTCGGCGTCGAGGAGACCGGCCCGATCATGAGCATGATGCCGATCTTCATGGTCGGCGTGGTCTTCGGCCTGGCCATGGACTACGAGGTCTTCCTCGTGACCCGGATGCGCGAGGCGTTCGTCCACGGCGAGAGCCCGGGCGACGCCGTGGTGACCGGCTTCCGGCACGGCGCGCGGGTGGTCACGGCCGCCGCGGTCATCATGATCAGCGTCTTCGCCGGGTTCATCGGCTCCTCCGAGTCGATGATCAAGATGATCGGCTTCGGCCTCGCCATCGCCGTCTTCTTCGACGCGTTCATCGTCCGCATGGCCATCGTCCCGGCGGTCCTCGCCCTGCTCGGCAAGGCGGCCTGGTGGCTGCCGTCCTGGCTGGACAAGGCGCTGCCGAACGTGGACGTCGAGGGCGAGGGGCTGCGGAAGCAGCTGGCCGCTCCCTCGGGTCCCTCGGGTGCCGTCGAGGACCGGGCCGGCGACCCGGACCCGGACGCCGACCCGCGGCTGACCCGCGTCTGA
- a CDS encoding MarP family serine protease has product MNLLDVLLLLVVLGYAVSGFRRGLVASAVLLAGFLGGAVLGVWVLPSVVGHFEPGSSSAAVVAVLVVLVPAVLGHALAGRLAWSLRRRLTWAPVRGVDGAGGAVVNGLAVLLVSWVAASVLVSANSTLLTGQIRDSRVLGAVQDAMPEQAPTWFSRTTDALTGAGFPQVFNPFENEPATSVAKPSGDAVTVAANRAARTSVVKVEGVADVDGGRRGQEGSGFVYAARHVMTNAHVVAGVTDPTVRVGGVGRPHRAKVVLFDPETDVAVLDVPGLDAPVLPFDKSAKRGDAAVVAGFPENGGLDLRAATVANELRAKGQDIYGDGLATRQVYSVRSTVRPGNSGGPLLTPAGKVYGVVFARSTANAETGYVLTAAQVAEDARLGATATRAVDTGSRAAL; this is encoded by the coding sequence GTGAACCTGCTCGATGTGCTTCTGCTCCTGGTCGTCCTCGGCTACGCCGTCTCCGGCTTCCGGCGCGGCCTCGTCGCGAGCGCCGTCCTGCTCGCCGGCTTCCTGGGCGGTGCCGTCCTGGGCGTCTGGGTGCTGCCCTCCGTCGTCGGCCACTTCGAACCCGGCTCGTCGTCGGCCGCCGTGGTGGCCGTCCTCGTCGTCCTCGTCCCGGCCGTGCTCGGGCACGCCCTGGCCGGGCGGCTCGCCTGGAGCCTGCGCCGGCGGCTGACCTGGGCACCCGTGCGCGGGGTGGACGGCGCCGGCGGCGCGGTCGTCAACGGGCTGGCCGTCCTGCTCGTGTCCTGGGTCGCCGCCAGCGTCCTCGTCTCCGCGAACTCCACCCTGCTCACCGGGCAGATACGCGACTCGCGGGTGCTCGGCGCGGTCCAGGACGCGATGCCGGAACAGGCCCCGACCTGGTTCAGCCGCACCACCGACGCCCTCACCGGCGCCGGCTTCCCCCAGGTCTTCAACCCCTTCGAGAACGAGCCCGCCACCAGCGTCGCCAAGCCCTCCGGCGACGCCGTCACCGTCGCCGCCAACCGGGCCGCCCGGACGTCCGTCGTCAAGGTCGAGGGCGTCGCCGACGTCGACGGCGGGCGGCGCGGCCAGGAGGGCAGCGGCTTCGTCTACGCCGCGCGGCACGTGATGACCAACGCGCACGTCGTCGCCGGCGTCACCGACCCGACCGTCCGCGTCGGCGGCGTCGGCCGCCCGCACCGCGCCAAGGTCGTCCTCTTCGACCCCGAGACCGATGTCGCCGTTCTCGACGTGCCCGGGCTGGACGCGCCGGTACTGCCCTTCGACAAGTCCGCCAAGCGGGGCGACGCCGCGGTCGTCGCAGGCTTCCCGGAGAACGGCGGCCTCGACCTGCGGGCGGCGACCGTCGCCAACGAGCTGCGGGCGAAGGGGCAGGACATCTACGGGGACGGGCTTGCGACGCGGCAGGTGTACTCGGTGCGGTCGACTGTGCGGCCGGGGAACTCGGGCGGGCCGCTGCTGACCCCAGCGGGGAAGGTGTACGGGGTCGTTTTCGCGCGGTCGACGGCTAATGCGGAGACGGGGTACGTGCTCACCGCTGCCCAGGTCGCGGAGGACGCGCGGTTGGGGGCGACGGCTACGCGGGCGGTGGACACGGGGAGCAGGGCGGCGCTGTAG
- a CDS encoding energy-coupling factor ABC transporter permease: protein MHVPDGYLDPPVSLAAGAVAATAVALALRGARRELDAGAAPLAGLVAAFVFAVQMLNFPVAAGTSGHLLGGALAAILAGPWTGLLCITVVLLAQAFLFADGGLTALGVNITDMAVTTTVVGYAVFRGLLAVLPRRPRAVTFASFGAALVSVPAAACVFTLFYALGGTTDVPVRTVFAAMTGVHVLIGVGEAVITAMTVGAVMAVRPDLVHGARVATRAPAASAHAPRPRRRFAVVAMAVTVLLAGFVSYYAASTPDGLEKVARDKGIDRKARETATEGSPLADYRVKDVSDARASGALAGVAGVGVTLAAGTGVLVVLRRRRARPAEPPVAEPRRTEAV from the coding sequence ATGCACGTACCCGACGGATACCTCGACCCACCCGTCTCCCTCGCCGCGGGAGCCGTCGCCGCCACCGCCGTGGCCCTGGCCCTGCGCGGCGCGCGCCGGGAGCTGGACGCGGGTGCCGCCCCGCTCGCCGGTCTGGTCGCGGCGTTCGTGTTCGCCGTGCAGATGCTGAACTTCCCGGTCGCCGCGGGCACCAGCGGGCATCTGCTGGGCGGCGCCCTCGCCGCGATCCTGGCCGGCCCGTGGACGGGCCTGCTCTGCATAACGGTCGTCCTGCTGGCCCAGGCGTTCCTCTTCGCGGACGGCGGCCTCACCGCGCTCGGCGTCAACATCACGGACATGGCCGTGACGACGACGGTCGTCGGCTACGCGGTGTTCCGCGGCCTGCTGGCGGTGCTGCCGCGCCGGCCGCGCGCGGTCACGTTCGCGTCGTTCGGCGCGGCGCTGGTCTCCGTCCCGGCCGCGGCCTGCGTCTTCACGCTGTTCTACGCGCTCGGGGGGACGACCGACGTGCCGGTCAGGACGGTGTTCGCGGCCATGACCGGGGTGCATGTGCTGATCGGCGTGGGCGAGGCGGTGATCACGGCCATGACGGTGGGCGCGGTCATGGCCGTCCGCCCCGACCTCGTCCACGGCGCCCGTGTCGCGACCCGTGCCCCCGCCGCGTCGGCTCACGCCCCCCGCCCGCGCCGCCGTTTCGCCGTCGTCGCCATGGCCGTCACCGTCCTTCTCGCCGGGTTCGTCAGCTACTACGCGGCGAGCACCCCCGACGGGCTGGAGAAGGTGGCCCGGGACAAGGGCATCGACCGCAAGGCCCGGGAGACCGCCACCGAGGGCTCGCCGCTGGCGGATTACCGTGTGAAGGACGTCTCGGACGCCCGCGCGTCCGGCGCGCTCGCCGGGGTCGCCGGCGTGGGCGTCACCCTGGCGGCCGGCACGGGCGTCCTGGTGGTGCTGCGCCGCCGCCGGGCCCGGCCGGCCGAGCCGCCGGTGGCGGAGCCGCGGCGGACCGAGGCCGTCTGA